From one Rosa rugosa chromosome 4, drRosRugo1.1, whole genome shotgun sequence genomic stretch:
- the LOC133741733 gene encoding homeobox-leucine zipper protein HDG5-like yields MYGDCQVMSTMGGGNVVNSETLFSSPIQNPNFNFMPFQPFSSILPKEETGLMTRGKEEMMESGSGSEHAEEKYSGNEQETEEQLQQQPPKKKRYHRHTAHQIQEMENLFKECPHPDDKQRQKLSLDLGLKPRQVKFWFQNRRTQMKAQQDRADNAMLRAENDTLKNENYRLQAALRNIICPNCGGAAMIGDIALDEHQLRLENARLREELERVCCLSGYPGGRQIQTMGPAAPLMAASLDLDMNIYSRHLPDPMMSSCTDHHMIPMSILPPEPSHFPEGGLLLDDEKTLAMKLAASSLEELVKMCTASEPLWMKNSDNGMEMLNAEERARMFPWPLNFKQNSSDLRTEATRDTAVVIMNSINLVDAFLDANKWTELFPSIVSKAKTVQVISADPSGQANGSLQLMYAELQVVSPLVPTREAHFLRYCQQNEEEGSWAIVDFPIDSFHGSFQPSFPRYKRWPSGCLIQDMPNGYSRVTWVEHAEVEEKPVHQIFSHYVYSGMAFGAHRWLAVLQRQCERVASLMARNISDLGVIPSPEARRNLMRLAQRMIRTFSVNMSTSGGQAWTALSDSPDDTIRITTRKVSEAGQPNGVILSAVSTTWLPYSHYRVFELLRDERRRAQLDVLSNGTSLQEVAHIANGSHPGNCISVLRVNVASNSTQNIELMLQESCTDPSGSLVVYATMDVNDIQLAMSGEDPSCIPILPLGFAIVPVESTTESTTTTSPSAQDSRNSGCLMTVGLQVVASPNPSAKLNLSTVTAINNHLCNSVQQIISALGNTTTTTTDNGNTVGGGGSCSEPTAASSK; encoded by the exons ATGTATGGGGATTGCCAAGTAATGTCAACCATGGGAGGCGGGAACGTAGTCAACTCTGAAACCCTCTTTTCCTCGCCGATCCAAAACCCTAACTTCAACTTCATGCCTTTCCAGCCTTTCTCTTCCATCCTTCCG AAGGAAGAAACTGGGCTTATGACTAGAGGAAAGGAAGAGATGATGGAGAGTGGGTCTGGGAGTGAACATGCTGAAGAAAAGTACTCCGGCAACGAACAAGAGACCGAAGAACAACTGCAACAACAGCCTCCCAAAAAGAAACGCTACCATCGCCATACCGCTCACCAGATCCAGGAAATGGAAAA TTTATTTAAGGAGTGTCCACACCCAGATGACAAGCAGAGGCAAAAGCTGAGCCTAGATCTGGGGCTGAAACCACGCCAGGTCAAGTTTTGGTTTCAAAATCGCCGAACCCAAATGAAG GCACAACAAGACCGGGCTGATAATGCCATGCTTAGAGCTGAAAATGATACCCTAAAGAATGAGAATTACAGGCTTCAAGCTGCACTGCGCAACATTATATGCCCTAACTGTGGAGGCGCGGCTATGATTGGGGACATTGCCTTGGATGAACACCAACTTCGTCTCGAAAATGCTAGACTCCGAGAAGAG TTGGAACGAGTTTGTTGCCTCTCCGGGTACCCTGGGGGCCGGCAAATTCAAACCATGGGACCAGCAGCCCCTCTAATGGCGGCATCTTTGGACTTGGACATGAATATCTATTCAAGGCATTTACCAGACCCAATGATGAGTTCTTGTACTGATCATCATATGATTCCCATGAGTATTTTGCCACCAGAGCCTTCTCACTTCCCTGAGGGAGGTCTGTTGTTAGATGATGAGAAGACGCTTGCAATGAAGCTCGCTGCTTCATCCCTCGAAGAACTTGTTAAGATGTGCACTGCTAGTGAGCCTCTTTGGATGAAAAACAGTGACAATGGAATGGAAATGCTTAATGCTGAAGAACGAGCTCGTATGTTCCCATGGCCTTTGAACTTCAAGCAGAACTCAAGTGATTTAAGAACTGAAGCTACTCGTGATACTGCTGTGGTCATAATGAATAGCATTAATCTTGTGGATGCCTTCCTTGATGCTAATAAGTGGACGGAATTGTTTCCTTCTATTGTTTCCAAAGCAAAAACAGTTCAAGTTATCTCAGCAGATCCTTCTGGTCAAGCAAATGGTTCACTTCAGCTG ATGTATGCGGAATTGCAAGTTGTATCTCCTCTGGTGCCAACTAGAGAAGCTCATTTTCTGCGCTATTGTCAACAAAATGAAGAGGAGGGAAGTTGGGCAATTGTCGATTTCCCAATTGATAGTTTCCATGGTAGCTTCCAACCTTCCTTTCCCAGGTACAAGAGATGGCCTTCCGGCTGTCTCATCCAAGATATGCCCAATGGATACTCAAGG GTTACCTGGGTAGAACATGCAGAGGTAGAGGAGAAGCCTGTCCATCAAATATTCAGTCACTATGTTTACAGTGGGATGGCTTTTGGGGCGCATAGATGGTTAGCTGTTTTACAGAGGCAATGTGAAAGGGTTGCAAGTCTCATGGCCCGAAATATATCAGACCTCGGAG TGATACCTTCTCCTGAGGCAAGAAGGAATTTGATGAGACTTGCCCAGAGAATGATAAGAACATTCAGTGTGAACATGAGCACATCCGGTGGGCAGGCATGGACGGCTCTATCGGATTCCCCAGATGACACTATTCGAATAACCACAAGGAAAGTCTCAGAGGCTGGCCAACCCAATGGAGTCATTCTCAGTGCAGTTTCCACCACTTGGCTTCCTTATTCTCACTACCGTGTCTTTGAGCTCTTAAGGGACGAACGTCGCAGAGCTCAG CTTGATGTTCTTTCCAATGGAACTTCCTTGCAAGAAGTGGCTCACATTGCCAATGGCTCTCATCCTGGAAATTGCATTTCTGTTCTTCGCGTTAAT GTAGCTAGCAACTCAACGCAGAACATAGAGCTGATGCTACAAGAGAGTTGCACCGATCCGTCAGGAAGCCTAGTTGTGTACGCAACCATGGACGTGAACGACATCCAATTGGCAATGAGCGGAGAGGATCCATCCTGCATTCCCATCCTTCCTCTAGGGTTTGCCATTGTCCCAGTTGAGTCCACTACCGAGAGTACTACTACAACATCCCCGTCAGCCCAAGACAGCCGCAACTCGGGTTGCCTTATGACGGTGGGACTCCAAGTTGTTGCCAGCCCAAACCCTTCTGCAAAGCTCAACCTCTCCACCGTCACTGCCATTAACAACCACCTGTGCAACTCGGTCCAGCAGATCATCTCAGCTCTCGGCAACACCACCACAACAACTACTGATAATGGCAACACTGTTGGTGGTGGTGGCTCTTGCTCCGAGCCAACTGCTGCGAGCTCCAAGTAG